A stretch of DNA from Flavobacterium lipolyticum:
TGCCTTCTAAACGGTGTCCGCGGGTTCTGATGATTAACGGTGCTTTTTGTTTACCTACTGTTCTGTATTGTAATGTCGCCAAATCGTCACTCATGATTTGGATGGCGTATAGTAAATAATCTAGATATTGAATTTCAGCAATCGGACGCAGACCTCTTAAAGCCATACCAATTCCCTGACCAATGATGGTAGCTTCACGGATTCCGATATCGGCAACACGAAGTTCTCCGTATTTTTCCTGCATACCTTCTAATCCCTGATTTACGTCACCAATGTTTCCAACATCCTCACCAAAAATCAAAGTCTCCGGATATTTGGTAAACAAGGCATCAAAGTTATCACGTAAAATCATTCTTCCGTCCAGGTCGGCTTTCGCGTCTTCGGCGTATTTTGGAAGTACTTTTTCAACTGAAAATACATTTAAATCAGAATCAGAGTATAAGTTACTGCTGAATCTTGGTTGTGTAATTTCAATATAATTGGTAATCCAGTTGGATAATAAAACCTTACTGTTTGGTACTTCGATAAAACGCAATATCTTTCTTGCTATGGCAAGCATTTCCTTTTTTAAAGGCGATTTAATAGCGCTTAATTCCGAAATATATTTTTGTATTCTTTCTTTATGATTGATGCTGGCTTCAGCAATTTGACCTAATAAAGCCAAAAGATTTTTCTGATCTTCAATAATTGGATTGATGAAAGAATTCCAAGCCTCTTTTTTAGCTTCAAGAACCTCTTTTTTCAAGTCAAAATCAATTTCAGCTAATTCTTCCGGAGATGCAATGTTAATGGCAATCATCCACAAACGCATTTGACGGATACAGTCAAAATCTTTTTCCCAAGCCAGTCTCTCTGCGTTTTTATAACGTTCGTGTGAACCAGAAGTAGAATGTCCTTGCGGTTGTGTTAATTCGTTTACGTGAATCAAAACCGGAATGTGCTCTTCACGTGCAATAGCGCCCGCTCTTTCGTAAGTAGAAACCAATTCAGCATAATCCCAGCCTTTAACTCTGAAGATTTCATAACCTTTGGAATCTTCATCACGCTGGTATCCTTTTAAGATCTCAGAGATATTTTCTTTGGTAGTCTGATGTCTGGCGTGAACCGAAATTCCGTATTCATCATCCCAAACACTCATTACCATTGGAACTTGCAGAACTCCTGCCGCGTTTATAGTTTCAAAGAACAAGCCTTCAGATGTACTGGCATTTCCAATAGTTCCCCAGGCAACTTCGTTTCCGTCTACTGTAAATTTATCTTTAACAGTAATTCCGTCAACATTTCTGTAAATTTTTGAAGCCTGAGCCAATCCTAATAACCTTGGCATTTGCCCGGCTGTAGGAGATATATCTGCGCTTGAATTTTTTTGTTTTGTTAAATCTTTCCAGGAGCCGTCTTCGTTTAAACTATGTGTTACAAAGTGTCCTCCCATTTGTCTTCCGGCAGACATTGGATCAAAATCTAAATCGGTATGACCGTATAAACCTGCGAAAAACTGTTTTGGAGTCAATTCGCCAATAGCCATCATAAAAGTCTGATCGCGGTAGTATCCGGAACGAAAATCTCCATTTTTGAAGGCTTTCGCCATCGCAAGTTGCGGAACTTCTTTACCGTCCCCAAATATTCCAAATTTAGCTTTCCCAGTCAATACCTCTTTACGTCCTAAAAGACTACATTCACGGCTCGTAACCGCAATTTTATAGTCGTTCATTACTTCAGTTTTGAAATCTTCGAAAGTAAGTGTAGTATTATTTTTTTCTTTAATCATAATCTCAAATGGGTAATGTTTCGGAGCAAAAATAATTAAAAAGTATCAATAATCATAATTCATTAAAGTAAATATAATTTAATTATCTGTAATTAAATTGCTAAAACAGGGTGTGTTTTTTAAGTGATGTTTAGTCTTTTTGTTTCTTTAGTGCGAATAATTTATGTTTTTATAACTAATTCATTCGATTAAAGCCATTTTCTAGTAAAAAGATTAAGTAATGTTTTTGGTGAAAATGTGACGATAAATCGTATTTTTTCACTGTATTTATTTTGCGAAATCTCCCATCCGTTATTAGAGTAAACCGGAAAGTACAATTCAAAATAATCCGGAACTAAATTTAATCGGATGCCGCTATCATATCTGAAATTTTCGCTTTGATGCTTGCTTCTCATTAAACCTAAATCTCCGTAAACCTCAATCCAGTTCCAGACAGCGTAGCTCGCATTTAGGGTAGCCATCCACTGATTGGCATATCTTGGTGCCATTTTAGATTTAAAACCACCTTCGGCTATTATATATTGCTGACTGAAAATTCCGGTACTTTCTGATCTGCCGAAAAAATTGTAATCAAACATATAATCAGACGGTCGGTCTAAACCAAAACTAAAGTAATCAGAGTTTGTTCGATTGTATAAAAAACTTCCGGCGTACAATCTTAAATTTAGTTTTCGATTGTTTTCAAAAAGTCTTCTGTATTCAATTTCTGCAGCTACTTTTCCAAATTTTCCTGAGAACTGAACATCCGTCATAAAATTAAAATGATTTACCAGTTCCATTTTTGTATTAACGTAACGGGCATTAAAAACAGAATAATTTGGAGTGGAATTGTCTTTGATGTAAGTGCTTGCTTCACGATTTACAATAACCTGTCTGAACATGATCAGTTGTTTTCGGTTATCTCTGAAATTTTCTTCACGTATTCTAAACTGTACCATCGGATTCAGTCTCAAATAGGTGGCATCAGGAGCGTAGTGGTAATAATTTTGGCTTATGGAATAGCGTACATTATATAAGGTGCTGTTTCGGTAGTATTGATTCCAGGAAAATGAGGAAGAACCCGAAAAAGTTTTCGCATTAATGGAATAAGCCGGCTCGATATCAAACGTAAAAGGTTTGTCTAAAATTGTTTTGTTGTGAAGACGCATACCGGGAGTCAGACCGTCGTAATAGTTATAATTAAGAGTCGGTATGTATAAAATTTGATTGTAATAAGGGTCTTCGAGATCTTTGGCAAAATTAAATTTGATAGGACGATTAGTAATAACCAAACTTTTTATAGACCTCCAATTGTTTCTTTGGTTGTATTCCGGAACCTCATTGTCATAGTTGATGACAATTTTGTCGGCATTTTTTCTTTCAAAAATATAGGTTGAATCGGCTGTTTTAGGTTCAATCCATTCTTTAAAAACAACTTCATTTTTATTAATACCATATATAGGAATCGGAGCATAGATACCGGTTCTGTTTTTAATTCGGAAAGCTACAGTGTCTTTCGTTCTTGAAACATGGGTGAACTTATAATCGATGATGTCACGTGAACCTATAATGGTATTAAAGAACCAGTCAATCTTTTTTGGACTTTTTTTGGTTAGTATTTTTTCTAAATCGTATCGGTTTGTCTGTTCCGTTTTGTTTAAATCGTAGAATTCCTGCACACTTTCGGGAACAATATTGTGATTTAAATAATCATCTAAATAGCTAAGACTTAAACCTGCACGATACTTACTCGCAATTTGTTCGTTAAATTTTATTAAGGTATTTTTTGGATCTCCTAGCGGCTGATCCAGATTTTTACGGGCCATTAGCATGTAGTAATAGCTGTATTGCTCGTTAAAAGTAAGGCTTGTGATGTTAAAACCAGAAAAGAGTTTCATATCAGAAAGTCTTCCCAACATTTTTTGATCCAAATGATTTTCTTCGATGTACTTCATCATCGCATAAATCTGAATCCCGTCATAAACCCAGTTGTCTTTTCTAGGGTCCAGACGCAGACTGTTTTTAAGATAGTTATTTAGATAAGTTTTCAGGAAGGTAATTTCAAAAACAAATTCGTCTGAAAACGGACTTATAAACGAAGGCAGCTGGTTGAGTCCGTAGAATGGATTTCGATCGTAATCTACCTGAGAAACTGTGATTTTTTGGTGCGGATATTTTCCAATAAAAGAGTTAGCAAAAGTGACTACTTTATTGATGATAATCGCACTCTGAATTTCGGTTAGTCTTTTGTTTTTAAGATTTGTAAGTACCTCAAGTGATCCGTTGTCGTAGCTTTTGAAGTCATTTTGTTTTTCGATAAACAGGCTAAAATCAGTTCTGTTTTTTCCCGAAAACTGGTACGTTTTAAAGGAAGAGTTAGTGTTGTCTTCCGAAACCTGATTCAAATCAGTCGTTATAGCATACTGGTTGGGTATTTTTATTTCAAGTTCATAATCTGTTCTTGCATTGGCAATATCGTCCAAATTGAAATTGTCGTATTTCATAAAACGGTGATTCTCAAAACGGGCAGGAGTTAAGAACCAGTCTTTCAAATTCATTCCCCCATTTTGATCAAAACCATAACGAGTAAATTTGTCACTTGGAATTTTAGTAATATAAATTAAGTGCAAGTCAATTTTTTCTCCCGGGCGTAATTTTTTATTTAGTTTTACTACAATATAATCGGGATTTTTTTCAGTTCTTTCCCATTCAAGTGCGGAATTGTCGGAATCAGTAAGACTCAAAACAGTTGTGCTTCCTCTTTCAGAAGTTTTTGCCAAGTGGAAACCTCTGTAAAATTCATCAGAAAATCGTCTGGCTAATGGTGTGTTTTTATCAGAGAAAGCATTGTTCCAATCGTTAAGAACAATTGAAATCAAAGAATCATTTGAAGTATTATAATAAGTGATATCCTGTTTGATGTTCAGGGTTTTGAGTTCAATGTTAACGGCGACTTCCATCTTAGATTGATGTTGCGCATATTGTTTTATCGAGCTGAATAGAACAAAAAGATAGAATATAATTTTATAAAATGATTTCAAGGATAGGGCAAATGATTAAAATTATAAATAAACTCACAAGTAAATAATGATTCTGGTTTTTTGTAAAAATAGCATAAAAAAAGCTGTTTAAAAAACAGCTTTTAATTTTTGTAGTATTTTATTTAACTGAATCATACACAGTACTATATTTGTCTCAGTTTTTAACGGCTTAGTACGAAATTTAAATTCTCAAATTTGTTTAAAAGACAGATGTCTTTATTAGAAATTTGGACTCAAATCGTACTTTTTGTAGAATTTATCCAATACGTCAACTACTTCGTCTTCAGTGTCTACAATTTTAAATAAGTTCAAATCTTCAGGGCTAACCGTGTGCATTTTTTCTACCAGTACAGTTTTAACCCATTCGATTAATCCTGACCAGAATTCAACTCCAACTAATATAATAGGGAATTTTCCAATTTTTTTAGTTTGAATCAAAGTGATTGCTTCGAACATTTCGTCAAGAGTTCCAAAACCTCCCGGCATTACCACAAAACCTTGTGAATATTTTACGAACATTACTTTTCTCACAAAGAAATAATCGAAATTAAGGTTTTTATCGTGGTCGATATAAGGATTGAAATGTTGCTCAAAAGGCAATTCGATGTTTAGTCCAACCGAAGTCCCACCTCCTAAGTGAGCTCCTTTATTTCCAGCTTCCATGATTCCGGGACCACCTCCTGTGATTACTCCGTAACCTGCTTTACTGATTTTATAAGCAATTTTTTCGGCTAATAAATAGTATTTGTCTTCTGGTTTTGTTCTTGCCGAACCGAAAATCGATACACATGGACCAATACGCCCCATACTTTCGTAACCGTTTACAAATTCAGCCATGATTTTAAAAATCGCCCAGCTGTCATTCGTTCTGATTTCATTCCACGTTTTTTGTTTTAAACGATCCTGAATTACTTTATCCTCATCATTATCAAAATCTTCTAATCTCATTTTAGGTATTTTATAATTTATATTTTTTTAAAATTGTTCTCTTTTTAGCATGGACAAAAGAGTGGTGCCTGTTTACAGATTTTCGATTGAATGGTCGTTTTTCTATCAAAAAAAGCGCTGTCAAAATTTGAGATTTTGACAAAAAGGCTAGCTAAATTAAGCCTTTTTTTGTGAATTGGTGCAAAAAATAAAATTTATTAATTTAAATATAGCATCTAAATAAAAGGGCTTGATAAGTTGTTGTTCATTATCAGTAAATTAAGACGGTTTTGTGGTAATTCGTTGTCTTGTTTTAAAAGGTTTTGATTTACGGATAAATATATCGTTCCGATGGAACTCTCTTCTGCGATGATTTCTTTATTTCAACGGATTGAAATCCGTTGCTATAAATATGTCGTTCCTTCGGAACTTGTTTTGTTGTGATTTTTTGTTTCAACGGATTAAAATCCGTTGCTATAAATATGTCGTTCCTTTGGAACTTGTTTTTCCACGCAAGTAGAGCCATCGGCTCGATCCATTTTGTAGAGACGGATTTTAATCCGTCCTGTAAATCAAACGAAATAACAAATAGAACCGTAGGTTCGGTCAATATTATTTAGTTGATTTAATTTCAAAGGGAGATAAAAATCATTGCCAAGGTTTTAAAGTCTGGCAATGATATTTTTATTCTAATTCCTTTTTCAAAAATTTAGCGGTATAGCTTTTTTTGTTTTTTGCTACTTCTTCCGGAGTACCTTTGGCAATTAATTGTCCGCCGCCTTTTCCACCTTCAGGTCCAATATCTATAATATAATCGGCAAGTTTAATCACGTCCATATTGTGTTCGATCACCAGAATTGTATTTCCTTTATCGACCAATTTGTTGATGACATCCATTAAAACGCGAATATCTTCAAAATGTAACCCTGTTGTAGGTTCGTCCAGAATATAAAAGGTGTTCCCGGTATCTTTTTTGGATAACTCACCAGCCAGTTTGATGCGTTGTGCTTCTCCGCCGGATAATGTTGTACTTTGTTGTCCGAGTGTAATATATCCCAATCCAACATCCTGAATAGTTTTTACTTTTCGATAGATTTTCGGAATGTTTTCGAAAAAGGGAACCGCTTCATCAACGGTCATGTTTAAAACATCTGAAATTGATTTTCCTTTGTATCGAATCTCCAGTGTTTCTCTGTTAAAACGCTTGCCTTGACAGGTTTCGCATTCTACGTAGACATCTGGTAAAAAGTTCATTTCGATGGTTCTCACACCAGAGCCTTCGCAGGTTTCACAACGTCCTCCTTTTACGTTAAAACTAAAACGCCCTGCCTTGTAACCGCGAATCATACTTTCGGAAGTCATGGTAAACAGGTTTCGGATCTCTGTAAAAACTTCCGTATAGGTTGCCGGATTCGAACGTGGAGTTCTTCCAATCGGACTTTGGTCGATATCAATTACTTTGTCGATATGTTCTAATCCCTCAATTTTTTTATACGGTTGTGGTTTTTTAACACCATTAAAATAGTAAGCGTTTAAAATAGGATAGAGTGTTTCGTTAATCAAAGTTGATTTTCCACTCCCTGAAACACCTGTCACGCAAATCAATTGTCCTAAAGGCAATTCGATAGAAACATTTTTTAGGTTGTTTCCTGTTGCTCCTGTCAGTTTTAGTGATTTACCGTTTCCTTTACGACGTTCCTTCGGAATCTCGAGTTTCATTTTACCGTTCAGGTATTGAGCAGTAATGGTGTCGGATTTTAAGGTTTCTGCAGGAGTTCCGATACTGATGATTTCACCACCATATTTTCCGGCTTTTGGGCCAATGTCAATCACATAATCGGCAGTTTCGATCATGTCTTTATCATGTTCCACCACAATAACCGAGTTCCCGATATCGCGTAATTGTTCTAGAGATTTAATCAATTTTTCATTATCTCTTTGATGTAAACCAATACTAGGTTCATCCAGAATATATAAAACACCAACCAGTTGTGATCCAATTTGAGTCGCCAGGCGGATACGCTGCGCTTCACCTCCCGAAAGTGATTTTGAACTTCGGCTTAAAGCCAGATAATTCAAACCAACATTCATCAGGAAGTTTAAGCGGTCCTTGATTTCTTTAACTACCTCTGAAGCAATCAGAAGTTGTTTGTCAGTCAGATGCGTATGTAAATCCAGGAACCAGGTCGTCAAATCAGAAATATCCATATCACACAATTCAGTGATATTTTTATCGTTGATTTTGAAAAACAAAGCTTCTTTTTTCAGACGGGATCCTTCACAAACGGGACAATTAACCTCGTCCATGAAATCTTTCGCCCAACGTTTGATAGTGGTGGAGGCACTTTCGTCATACTGATTTTTGATGAAATGAGAAATTCCTTCAAAATCTATTTTATAATCACGGGTTACACCAAGGTCTTTAGAATTTACAGTGAATTTCTCTTTTCCGCCATGTAGGATTGTATTCATGGCTTCTTCCGAAATTTTCTCAATAGGATCCGTTATTTTAAAACCATACTTTTCACCAATAACTTCTAATTGTTTAAATATCCAGGAAGATTTGTATTCGCCAAGCGGAGCAAAACCTCCCGCTTTAATAGATAATTTTGGATTAGGAATGATTTTTTTGACATTGATTTCGTGTACCGTTCCTAAACCGTTACAATGTGGACAAGCTCCTTTCGGAGAGTTGAAGGAGAATAAATTAGGTTCTGGATTTTGATACGAAATACCCGTCGAAGGGCACATCAGGTTTCTACTGAAATAACGTACTTCATTAGTATCCTGATCCAAAATCATCAAAACGTTTTCTCCATGATGCATCGCTGTATTGATGCTTTCAGAAAGACGTTTCTGATTGTCTTCTGTATTTTCAATCAGCATTCTGTCGACTACAATTTCAATATCGTGGGTTTTGTAACGGTCTAGTTTCATTCCGGAAACCAAGTCCTGAACTTCACCATTGACACGTACTTTTAGAAAA
This window harbors:
- the uvrA gene encoding excinuclease ABC subunit UvrA → MLEKDNTIEVLGARVHNLKNIDISIPREKLVVITGLSGSGKSSLAFDTIYAEGQRRYVETFSAYARQFLGGLERPDVDKIDGLSPVIAIEQKTTSKSPRSTVGTITEIYDFLRLLYARGADAYSYNTGEKMVSYSDEQIKDLIIQDFNGKRINILAPVIKARKGHYAELFQQITKQGFLKVRVNGEVQDLVSGMKLDRYKTHDIEIVVDRMLIENTEDNQKRLSESINTAMHHGENVLMILDQDTNEVRYFSRNLMCPSTGISYQNPEPNLFSFNSPKGACPHCNGLGTVHEINVKKIIPNPKLSIKAGGFAPLGEYKSSWIFKQLEVIGEKYGFKITDPIEKISEEAMNTILHGGKEKFTVNSKDLGVTRDYKIDFEGISHFIKNQYDESASTTIKRWAKDFMDEVNCPVCEGSRLKKEALFFKINDKNITELCDMDISDLTTWFLDLHTHLTDKQLLIASEVVKEIKDRLNFLMNVGLNYLALSRSSKSLSGGEAQRIRLATQIGSQLVGVLYILDEPSIGLHQRDNEKLIKSLEQLRDIGNSVIVVEHDKDMIETADYVIDIGPKAGKYGGEIISIGTPAETLKSDTITAQYLNGKMKLEIPKERRKGNGKSLKLTGATGNNLKNVSIELPLGQLICVTGVSGSGKSTLINETLYPILNAYYFNGVKKPQPYKKIEGLEHIDKVIDIDQSPIGRTPRSNPATYTEVFTEIRNLFTMTSESMIRGYKAGRFSFNVKGGRCETCEGSGVRTIEMNFLPDVYVECETCQGKRFNRETLEIRYKGKSISDVLNMTVDEAVPFFENIPKIYRKVKTIQDVGLGYITLGQQSTTLSGGEAQRIKLAGELSKKDTGNTFYILDEPTTGLHFEDIRVLMDVINKLVDKGNTILVIEHNMDVIKLADYIIDIGPEGGKGGGQLIAKGTPEEVAKNKKSYTAKFLKKELE
- a CDS encoding aminopeptidase, encoding MEVAVNIELKTLNIKQDITYYNTSNDSLISIVLNDWNNAFSDKNTPLARRFSDEFYRGFHLAKTSERGSTTVLSLTDSDNSALEWERTEKNPDYIVVKLNKKLRPGEKIDLHLIYITKIPSDKFTRYGFDQNGGMNLKDWFLTPARFENHRFMKYDNFNLDDIANARTDYELEIKIPNQYAITTDLNQVSEDNTNSSFKTYQFSGKNRTDFSLFIEKQNDFKSYDNGSLEVLTNLKNKRLTEIQSAIIINKVVTFANSFIGKYPHQKITVSQVDYDRNPFYGLNQLPSFISPFSDEFVFEITFLKTYLNNYLKNSLRLDPRKDNWVYDGIQIYAMMKYIEENHLDQKMLGRLSDMKLFSGFNITSLTFNEQYSYYYMLMARKNLDQPLGDPKNTLIKFNEQIASKYRAGLSLSYLDDYLNHNIVPESVQEFYDLNKTEQTNRYDLEKILTKKSPKKIDWFFNTIIGSRDIIDYKFTHVSRTKDTVAFRIKNRTGIYAPIPIYGINKNEVVFKEWIEPKTADSTYIFERKNADKIVINYDNEVPEYNQRNNWRSIKSLVITNRPIKFNFAKDLEDPYYNQILYIPTLNYNYYDGLTPGMRLHNKTILDKPFTFDIEPAYSINAKTFSGSSSFSWNQYYRNSTLYNVRYSISQNYYHYAPDATYLRLNPMVQFRIREENFRDNRKQLIMFRQVIVNREASTYIKDNSTPNYSVFNARYVNTKMELVNHFNFMTDVQFSGKFGKVAAEIEYRRLFENNRKLNLRLYAGSFLYNRTNSDYFSFGLDRPSDYMFDYNFFGRSESTGIFSQQYIIAEGGFKSKMAPRYANQWMATLNASYAVWNWIEVYGDLGLMRSKHQSENFRYDSGIRLNLVPDYFELYFPVYSNNGWEISQNKYSEKIRFIVTFSPKTLLNLFTRKWL
- a CDS encoding alpha-ketoacid dehydrogenase subunit alpha/beta yields the protein MIKEKNNTTLTFEDFKTEVMNDYKIAVTSRECSLLGRKEVLTGKAKFGIFGDGKEVPQLAMAKAFKNGDFRSGYYRDQTFMMAIGELTPKQFFAGLYGHTDLDFDPMSAGRQMGGHFVTHSLNEDGSWKDLTKQKNSSADISPTAGQMPRLLGLAQASKIYRNVDGITVKDKFTVDGNEVAWGTIGNASTSEGLFFETINAAGVLQVPMVMSVWDDEYGISVHARHQTTKENISEILKGYQRDEDSKGYEIFRVKGWDYAELVSTYERAGAIAREEHIPVLIHVNELTQPQGHSTSGSHERYKNAERLAWEKDFDCIRQMRLWMIAINIASPEELAEIDFDLKKEVLEAKKEAWNSFINPIIEDQKNLLALLGQIAEASINHKERIQKYISELSAIKSPLKKEMLAIARKILRFIEVPNSKVLLSNWITNYIEITQPRFSSNLYSDSDLNVFSVEKVLPKYAEDAKADLDGRMILRDNFDALFTKYPETLIFGEDVGNIGDVNQGLEGMQEKYGELRVADIGIREATIIGQGIGMALRGLRPIAEIQYLDYLLYAIQIMSDDLATLQYRTVGKQKAPLIIRTRGHRLEGIWHSGSPMGMIINAIRGIHVLVPRNMTQAAGFYNTLLECDEPALVIECLNGYRLKEKTPLNFGEFKTPIGVVETLKEGSDITLVSYGSTLRLVEQAAVELLDLGIDCEVIDIQSLLPFDVNKDIVKSIAKTNRLLVIDEDVPGGASAFILQQIMEEQDAYHHLDSKPQTLAAKEHRPAYGTDGDYFSKPSAEDIFEKVYSMMHEVNPSKYPALY
- a CDS encoding TIGR00730 family Rossman fold protein; its protein translation is MRLEDFDNDEDKVIQDRLKQKTWNEIRTNDSWAIFKIMAEFVNGYESMGRIGPCVSIFGSARTKPEDKYYLLAEKIAYKISKAGYGVITGGGPGIMEAGNKGAHLGGGTSVGLNIELPFEQHFNPYIDHDKNLNFDYFFVRKVMFVKYSQGFVVMPGGFGTLDEMFEAITLIQTKKIGKFPIILVGVEFWSGLIEWVKTVLVEKMHTVSPEDLNLFKIVDTEDEVVDVLDKFYKKYDLSPNF